The stretch of DNA GACGGAAGCCGATGCCTGGAAAGCACTGAGCGAGTACCTGAGGCCCTTGCGCGCGCGGACGGCCGTGGTAACTCTGGAAAAGCTGGGACGCCTGAATTTGGCGACGCCCTATCTACATATCAAGCGCGATTTCGACTTGAGTAACGAACGGCGAGTCAACCACGGGATCACCAGAGAACGCAGTCAGGCAGAAACGGCGATCGTCTACCAGCGTATCGTAAACTCCCTGGCAAGCCGGTGGCGGGAATTTGCGGTTGCGGTGGAGAGGTCACACGACGATCCCTGTGAACACGTTATTCACCGCATGCGGATTGCGGCCAAGAGGTTGCGCTATCTGACTGAGGTAATGGCCAAACTGCATATTGCCGGAAGCACTGAGACCTTGAACTGGCTGAAGTCGTTACAGGGAACCATTGGAGTCTGGCACGACCTTGAGATTATGGAGAGAATGCTGCGTGAGATTGTGGCACATCGCAAATCGTTTAAGGTGGAGCATCTGACCGCGGAGCACATCACAAGACTCATCCATCACAACAGCCTGACCAAGAAAAAATCGGCGCAGATGTTCTTTCAGATGACGCGCAAATCAGACCATTACCTACAGGTAAAACACTGGGTTTCCCAGGTGCTGGCGGCGCACGGAGGGAAAAATAATCATCAGTAGCCTTTCCAGAGTTGGCACAGGGCAATCCAAGGCTCCGGGCGGGAGATTGGAACCTTGTGCCAACATGTTATTTAAAACCATTCTTCATTCAACTTTTCATGTGCCTCTATTCATAGCTAGGCTATAATTCGGCCTCCACCAGCAACCAGGTTGAATCATCGGCATAGAGTCAAATGCTGATGCCGATTTGCCTGGAACCCGAGTTAAAGCAATACTGCGCATGCGGTAAGAAAGAGACAGCATGAAGAGCAAACTCATTCGCGGGGCATTGATCGTACTAGTCATCGGGGGATACTTCCTCTATCACGAGTGGAGCAAGCTTAGAGTGGTTGTTCCGGAGTACGCAGCTCCGCCGGAGCAAAAGGTCCAACTGGATCAACACTGGACTGACGAGCAGCGCCACCGCTTTCACTACACTGCGCAAGGAACGCGTCTTTTACCCTACGAATGGTTTATGGCGCTCGAGCAGCCTTGCTTCTCCATCGCCGAGTGCAAGCCATTTCACGAGAAAACCTATCTTGCGCGCTTTGGATTTCTGGAGGGTGATGAGGACGCTCAACTCAATCCCGATGGCCTGCCTGTGGGCTTCGCTAAACAAGATGATTTTTATGATCCCGAATCAAAGGGAACATCCAAAGTTGTGGGACTGACATGCGCAGCGTGCCATACGGGAGAGTTGTATTTCGATAAGTACGCGGTCCGGGTAGAGGGCGCGCCGGCGATGATTGAAGTTTTTCAATTTCAAAAGGCGCTCGGAGTAGCGCTCATTCTGACCGACAAGATGCCTTTCCGCTACAAACGCTTTGAGCGGAACGTGCTGGGTCCCACTGCAACCGAGGATGACAAGAAGAAACTAAAAATCGCACTGGATTCATTCATCTCAAGGGCGATGTTTGAGAAGAGCGCCACCGACCAGGAAAAAATTTACACGAATCTGGCGGGTTTTGGCCGTACAGATGCCCTTACCCGCATTGGCAACCAGGTTTTCGCCGTCGACATGCGAAACAACGCTAACTTTGCGCCGGCGAACGCGCCTGTCCGTTACCCACAGGTCTGGGACGCCTCATGGTTTACCTGGGTCCAATACAACTCGTCGATTGCTGATCCATTGGTCCGCAACATTGGTGAAGCGCTGGGCGTGAGAGCGTCAGCAAAACTCTACGGCGACGATGCCAAGGAATTGGGCAACAGCGTCCATATTGAAGGGCTGAAAACAATTGAGGACCTGCTGGCGGGAAGCGAGCCTTATCAAGGTTTGTCATCACCTAAATGGCCCGCGGTTTTTCCCCCGCTGGCGCAGGACAAAGTAACCAGAGGAGCGGCGCTTTATAAACAACATTGCGAAGGCTGCCACCAACCTCCGCCTGTTGAATTGCAGGAAGACCTGAAATCAGCCCAGCCAAAGTATTGGTGGAAGAACGCGCAGGGAAAACAATTTTTCAAAGTTAAAGATGTGAAGCAGGAGTATGTGGGGACTGATCCGCATGAAGCGGTCGATTTCCTGAATCGCACAGCCGACAGCGGTGATCTGGGGAAGGGACGCGTCTCAGCCGAAGAAGGGTTAAAGCTGGTAACGATTGGAATGGCTGGGAAGTTTTTTGACAGCAAAGGACTCACTCCCCAGCAACGGATTGAATGGAGTGGATTCCGTGACCCTACCGATCCGGTGATTCGTGCCGAGGCCATCTACAAGGCCCGTCCGTTGAATGGGATATGGGCTGTAGGTTTATACTTGCATAACGGATCAGTGCCAAGCTTATACGCACTGCTCTCACCGCAGAGCGAGAGGCCAGACAAATTCTGGCTGGGTAGCAAACAGTATGACCCCGTCAAGGTCGGCTACGATACTTCAGAGTTAAAGGGCGGCTACCTCTTTGATACCGCGAATCCGGGCAACAGCAATCACGGTCATGAATTCAAAGACGGTCCCAGAGGGAATGGAGTGATTGGGCCGGCGCTCTCGCCTGACGATCGCTGGGCGATTATTGAGTACCTGAAATCGCTCTAGCACATTGCGGCTTGTGTCCCGCGCCGCAAGCGCATAAGAACAACTGTTGCCCGGGAACATAGTTGTCCTGCAACAAAGCAACATGGCGGCTGGAACGCTGCATCCTACTTTTTAATGAAATTGGCAGCAAGGCCTGGCAGTCATTACTCGACCTGAACACTGGGAACTTGCAGCAAAACATCTTTGGGGCCTGAGCCGCGCCGATCTGGCAGCGTTGGCGGCCTCACCAACAGAGATTTTGCATCCCACAGACGATTTTAGAAAGAGCCGGCGTTTCGAGCCGGAGCAGCCGCAAAGTCCGGCAGTCCGGGCAAAGGCCGCTTCGCGCTGACCTGCGAAAAGTGCCTTACGCCACCGTATTCAAAGAGCAGCAGTGCGAGAGCTTGCTTTCCAGAGGTACCCAGAAGCTCTGCCATTCGCGGCTGCGTTCCGTGGCGACCATCAGCATGAGCGTTCCTTCGTCCTCTGGAACGTCTTCTACACGGTAAACAATGGGAAAGGCGAATTGATTGATCAGGCCCTCTGGACCGTAATGGACAACCGTGACGGTGTCCTCGCCGGCCAGGAGCCGATAGGCGGTGTTGGGTCTTGCTTCTGCCTGCAAAACCTCATGCAGCGTGCTCATGCTTACCATGTAACAGAGTTCCATATGGCGGAAATCCTCCTCCTGGCTGGACAATAGCTGCCCGCCCCCGAAAGCCCATTTGTAAAACCTTCTGCTGCTTAGTGCTCTGAGTGCTTCATCCGTTTCAGAGCAACTTCATCCGTTACCCATGGTTTTAAAAGCGCGAGATTACGGTTTCATTGGACTGAAATTAAAAGGTCTAATTTTCTATAAAAGTGGCAATCAGAGAGCACAAGGCGATGAAAT from Terriglobia bacterium encodes:
- a CDS encoding CHAD domain-containing protein, with the translated sequence MINSIINIDNNKQFAVPLPKVRPNEPAQDHVETQPSWAWAKVRKIALRQMDKFIDLLPPVLRHEDLTAVNEMRVSCRRLEEILDLIYGKPRPGHIKKLRRRLQLCRRTLGELRNCDALLDVADNAVATRRTEADAWKALSEYLRPLRARTAVVTLEKLGRLNLATPYLHIKRDFDLSNERRVNHGITRERSQAETAIVYQRIVNSLASRWREFAVAVERSHDDPCEHVIHRMRIAAKRLRYLTEVMAKLHIAGSTETLNWLKSLQGTIGVWHDLEIMERMLREIVAHRKSFKVEHLTAEHITRLIHHNSLTKKKSAQMFFQMTRKSDHYLQVKHWVSQVLAAHGGKNNHQ